From the Aquirufa lenticrescens genome, the window AAATGCAAAAGTAACCAATATGAAATTAAATAACAAGTGCTGTCTTAAAATTTATGTGTTTATTCTTTGTGTATTAACGGCACACGCTGAAACTAGAGGCACTTGGGGATTCTTTGGTCATCGCAAAATCAATTTGCTGGCCACCTATACCTTACCTCCTAGCCTCTATTCCTTTTATCGTAGACATCATAAAGAACTACAAGAGCTTGCCGTTCTACCGGATTCCAGACGGTATATCCTTGATGCAGAGGCGGCTAGACATTACATTGACCTCGACCAATATGACCTTAATCAAGTCAGTTTTAGTACTTGGGAACAAATGTTACGCAAAAGACCAGACGATTCACTTCAGAAGCATGGGATTGTTCCATGGCATATTCCCATTGTCTATCAAAGACTAGTGCAAGCGTTCCTTAAAAAGGATACGCTACAAATAATTAAACTATCGGCAGAATTAGGACATTACGTGGCAGATTCTCACGTTCCATTACACACGAGTTCGAATTACGATGGTCAAAAAACGGGACAAAGTGGCCTGCACAGTTTTTGGGAATCGCGTATTCCAGAAATTCTAGGGAATCAATTAGATCAATTTAGTGGACCTGCCACCTTCGTTCCAGATGTACAACATAGCGCATGGACCTGGGTGCTTGCTTCCCACAAACAATTGCCCCTATTGTTTTCAATGGCTACTAAAGTGGGTGCTCAATTAAAAGATGGTGAAAAATATAGCTTTGAGCAAAAAGGACAGGCTTTAGTTAAAATACAGAGCCTGAAATACAGTCTAGCGTATCACAAGTCACTAAATCGCCAAATTGAAACGAGGTTTTTGGCCGCCATTCAGCATGTAGGTGATTTGTGGTATTCCGCTTGGTTAACTGCAGGACAACCATCTTTCGAATAATTTTTGCAATTTTGCAGGATGAAATCCACTCTTTTTATTCAATTGAAGCCGGGGAAAGACGCACCGGTCAAACGTTTTCACCCTTGGGTATTTTCTGGAGCCATTGCGAAGCAAAGCCCTAATCTTCAAGATGGAGACTGGGTTACCGTCCTTAGTTCGAGAGATGAATTCTTAGGAACAGGCCACTATCACAATGGAAGTATCGCGGTTAAAATCATCTCGTTCCAAGAAATTGAATCGAAGAGCGCGTTTTGGGAAAAACGTATACAAAATGCTTGGGATTTACGGGCACTATTGCCTTTGGAAAAAACCAATGCCTTTCGTCTGATTCACGGGGAAGGCGATGGCTGCCCAGGCTTGATTATGGATTTATACAAAGACGTGCTTGTTTTTCAAGCTCATACCATCGGAATGCACCGCGATCGCGATGAAATTGTAGAAGCCATTAAAAAAGTATTAGGTAAGAAAATCAAGGCTATTTATGATAAAAGCAGGGAGACATTGCCTACAGAATATGCACAAAATTGCACAAATGGATACGTATTTGGCGAAGTAGCTGTTCCTTACACAGTCAAAGAAAATGGAATCTCCTTCTCTATCAACTGGATTACCGGCCAAAAAACTGGATTCTTCATCGATCAACGCGAAAACAGAGCTCTTCTAGCGAAATATGCGAAAGGCAAATCGGTACTTAATACCTTCTGTTATTCTGGCGGGTTCTCACTTTATGCCATAGAGGCTGGAGCTGCCTCTGTGATCTCTTTAGATGCCTCTGCTAAAGCCATCGATTTAGTCAACGCTAATATCGAGTTGAACAAGATGCAAAGTTTACAGCACGAAGCTATTGTAGGAGAAACCCTACCCTATTTAAAGGCCAATGAAGATGAATTTGATATTATCGTATTAGATCCACCTGCCTTTGCTAAATCATTGAATGCGAAACACAAAGCACTTCAAGGGTATCAAAAAATCAATGAATTAGCGTTAAAAAAGATCAAGAAAAACGGGTTACTCTTCACCTATTCTTGCTCTCAAGTCATCACGCGCGATTTGTTTTACAATATGCTAGTGGCTGCCGGGATTTCAGTAGGCCGTGAAATTCAAGTGATTCACCAGATGACACAATCGCCTGATCACCCGATCAACCTCTTTCACCCAGAAAGTAATTACTTGAAGGGATTTGTACTAAAAGTATTATAAACAAAAAAGGCAGCTCGGGAGCTGCCTTTTTTATTAGTTAACAAATCTGAAAAGTCGATTCCAGCGGATAACCTCCCAGAACTTCCAAGAGAATAAAGACTTATTCGCATCAATTGACATCCAAACAAAGAACGCTTTTCCGACAATATGGTCTGAAGGAACAAAACCCCAGAAGCGCGAATCAGCTGAATTATGGCGATTATCACCCATCATAAAATAGTAATCTTGTTTGAAAGTGTATGAGGTAATTGCTTTACCGTCAATAGAAATTTGATAGCCATTCACGACCACATTCTTATTTCCTTCGTATTTCTGAATCGCCTCGCTATACAAAGCCACATTACCTGGTGTCAAAGGCACTGTCAAACCTTTTGCAGGTACTTTTAACGGGCCATAGAAATCACGGTTCCATTTATATAAAGTGGTATCGTGCGGGAAAATATCCACAAAGGTTACCCCCTTAGGATCTTTGAATAAATTTGTATCAAACGTTTTGTTGAAAGGTAAAGCATTCATTTCATCCATCATTGCTTTGGACGTATTCAATTTATAACCCCAAAGCACATTTTGCGAATCTGGTTCTGCTAAAGGCAACCAATCAGCTGAGTCATAGCTCGCGTCAGGTGCATTGCGAATACCATATGCTTCGAAGAATTTATCATCTAAATTCTCCTTCGTCTTCATGAAAATAGGATGCTGCATCCGTTCTGGATTTTCCATCGCTTTTCCATTGACGATTACTTGTTGGTCACGAACCTCCAAAACATCACCAGGAGTCGCCACGCAGCGTTTCACATAAAACGTACGCAAATCCACAGGCGCATCTCCATCTTCCTCGAAATTAGGCACATTAAAGACCACCGCATCACCTTGCTTCACAGAGGAGAATCCGGGAAGTCGGTAAATAGGTAAATCTAGCCAACGTAAATAGGAGGGAATGTTCGTAAACCAAATCTTTTGATGAGTTAAAGGTAATTGCAAAGGTGTCTTAGGCGTGCGCACCCCGTAGTGAAGCTTACTCACAAATAAGAAGTCCCCTACCATCAAAGAACTCTCCATGGAAGGAGTTGGAATTGTATAGGCTTCGAATACAAAAAAGCGAATTAAGGTGGCTGCCACTACAGCAAATGCTACCGAATCTAACCACTCTCTGAATGCCGATTTTTGTTTTTTAGGTGTTTCTTTCGTTTCCTTCATCTTATTTTAACATATCGTCCATACCAAGGACTCCTTTTTTATCTTGAACCCATTCTGCTGCAATCACAGCGCCTAAGGCAAATCCCTCCCGGCTAAATGCCTCGTGGGTAATCTCGATCTGATCTACTTTGGAAATATACTTTACCGTATGCGTGCCCGGGATAATTGACTCGCGCTGTGACCAAATCGCTACCTCATTAGCCGCCGGAATCTCATTATTCACCCACTTATCTTTGGTCGCATAGGCATCTATGATCCCTTCAGCGATCGTAATTGCCGTGCCACTCGGAGAATCTTTCTTCTCTAAATGATGAATCTCATTTGTATAAATATCGTATTCTTTCTGCGGAGCCATCAATTGAGCTAGCATTTTATTCAAACGAAAAAACAAGTTCACACCAATTGAATAATTAGACGCATAGAAGAAAGTCGAATTCTTTTCTTTCGTCAAACTCTCTACTTCTGACTTCTTTTCTAACCAACCTGTCGTACCACAAACCACCGGAATTTGCTTATTTATGCAAGTTAATATATTCGCGTAAGCAGACGCTGGATTCGAAAATTCAATCGCCACATCAGCGTCAGCAGACGTTAAGGCCTGCAAATCGGCTTGATTATCAACATCTATTTTAGCTACAATAGAATGGCCACGACCTAACGCGATGCGTTCGATTTCTTTGCCCATTTTACCATAACCGATTAATACTATCTTCATCTTTATTTAAAATTAAACGTTAAGGTGAGTCCGGATACCAAACTTTGGGAAAAAGGCTGGTAATCTACTGTCGGTTTCACCTTTAAACTGATATCATCCGACACATCAAATGTTTTCAAATGTGCACTCACATTCGCATCCACCACATTCAAAGTCCAGGCTAAAACCATACCAATATAGGTATAATCCCTATTTCTTCTATATCCGTCGGTTAAACGCTTTAACTGATTGACATCTAAATCCCGAATCGTTCCATCCTCATAAGGAACCGCCACTGTCGTAGGTGGTTTATACGTAGGATCATCCGGGTGGTTAGAAACTTCGTAATAATAGGCTCTATACTTTGAATAGCGGACATCATTCCAATTCGCAATCATACCTAAGGATACAAATGCCCCAGCGACAAGAGGTAATTTCCAATATTGCCTGTTATACAATTGCCCCCAACCAGGAATCATTAAGGACTTAAGCGTGGCTTGTCGCGGAATGATTTTATAAGGTTTGGTTACGGCTTTCACCACCGGTTTCAATTGAATCGAATCCTTCACATCCTTCGCGTGCAGGCCTAACGGTATCAACAAAACTAGCAGGAAGTACCGAAAGTACATTATTGAACTTTGTTAAGAATGGTTAAAAGCTCTTCTTTCGTTTTAAAACTTAACTTGATCTCTCCCTCTCCTTTTTCATTGATTTTCAAAGCTACGGGTGCTTTGAAAAAAGATTTCAAAGTAGATTGCCATGCTTGAAGTTCCTGTGCGGAAACTTTTACAGCAGTTGAGCCAGAGATGGGAGTATCTATGTTTCCAGATTGGCGTACGGCATCCTCTAAACGTCGAACAGACCAATCCTCAGCTATAGCTTTTTGGAATAAGGCATTCTGCAATACGGTATCTTCCAAGGAAACCAAACAACGGGCATGACCCATCGATAATTTATTATCTCGAATCGCCACTTGAATATGCGGTGGCAATTTCAGCAAACGCATGTAATTCGTCACCGTCGAACGATTTTTCCCTACACGAGCACCTAAATCTTCTTGTTTCAAATTGCATTCCTCCATTAATCTCTTGTAAGAGAGGGCAATTTCAATAGCATTCAGGTTCTCCCGTTGAATATTCTCAATCAACGCCATTTCGATCATTTGTTGATCGTCAGCCGTCCGAACATATGCAGGAATCGTTTTCAATCCAGCTATTTTAGATGCTTGAAAACGACGTTCGCCGGAGATTAATTGGTATTTTTTGGCAGAAATCTTACGAACCGTAATAGGCTGAATAATACCCTGGACACGAATCGATTCTGCTAATTCTTGTAAAGCTTCTGAAGCAAAGTATTCCCGTGGTTGAAAGGGATTAGTCTCGATTAATTCTAAGGCAATCTCATCCATTAAGTTCACCCCTTCTAGACTTCCAGCAAAATCAGATGGATGGCGCGCTTGCAAGCCACCTCCATCAGAATCCTCTAATAAGGCACCCAAACCACGTCCTAAACCCGTTCTCTTCTTTGCGTTTTCTTGCTTTGCACTCATATTTCTTTACCTAGATGGTCACTAATAAACCATTCTTACGAATAATCTCTTTAGCTAAATTCAAATAACTAATTGCCCCTTTACTGTCCGCATCATGTAAAATAGCCGGAACACCAAAACTAGGAGACTCAGACAAACGAATATT encodes:
- a CDS encoding zinc dependent phospholipase C family protein, which gives rise to MKLNNKCCLKIYVFILCVLTAHAETRGTWGFFGHRKINLLATYTLPPSLYSFYRRHHKELQELAVLPDSRRYILDAEAARHYIDLDQYDLNQVSFSTWEQMLRKRPDDSLQKHGIVPWHIPIVYQRLVQAFLKKDTLQIIKLSAELGHYVADSHVPLHTSSNYDGQKTGQSGLHSFWESRIPEILGNQLDQFSGPATFVPDVQHSAWTWVLASHKQLPLLFSMATKVGAQLKDGEKYSFEQKGQALVKIQSLKYSLAYHKSLNRQIETRFLAAIQHVGDLWYSAWLTAGQPSFE
- a CDS encoding class I SAM-dependent rRNA methyltransferase, which produces MKSTLFIQLKPGKDAPVKRFHPWVFSGAIAKQSPNLQDGDWVTVLSSRDEFLGTGHYHNGSIAVKIISFQEIESKSAFWEKRIQNAWDLRALLPLEKTNAFRLIHGEGDGCPGLIMDLYKDVLVFQAHTIGMHRDRDEIVEAIKKVLGKKIKAIYDKSRETLPTEYAQNCTNGYVFGEVAVPYTVKENGISFSINWITGQKTGFFIDQRENRALLAKYAKGKSVLNTFCYSGGFSLYAIEAGAASVISLDASAKAIDLVNANIELNKMQSLQHEAIVGETLPYLKANEDEFDIIVLDPPAFAKSLNAKHKALQGYQKINELALKKIKKNGLLFTYSCSQVITRDLFYNMLVAAGISVGREIQVIHQMTQSPDHPINLFHPESNYLKGFVLKVL
- the lepB gene encoding signal peptidase I, which produces MKETKETPKKQKSAFREWLDSVAFAVVAATLIRFFVFEAYTIPTPSMESSLMVGDFLFVSKLHYGVRTPKTPLQLPLTHQKIWFTNIPSYLRWLDLPIYRLPGFSSVKQGDAVVFNVPNFEEDGDAPVDLRTFYVKRCVATPGDVLEVRDQQVIVNGKAMENPERMQHPIFMKTKENLDDKFFEAYGIRNAPDASYDSADWLPLAEPDSQNVLWGYKLNTSKAMMDEMNALPFNKTFDTNLFKDPKGVTFVDIFPHDTTLYKWNRDFYGPLKVPAKGLTVPLTPGNVALYSEAIQKYEGNKNVVVNGYQISIDGKAITSYTFKQDYYFMMGDNRHNSADSRFWGFVPSDHIVGKAFFVWMSIDANKSLFSWKFWEVIRWNRLFRFVN
- the dapB gene encoding 4-hydroxy-tetrahydrodipicolinate reductase, whose amino-acid sequence is MKIVLIGYGKMGKEIERIALGRGHSIVAKIDVDNQADLQALTSADADVAIEFSNPASAYANILTCINKQIPVVCGTTGWLEKKSEVESLTKEKNSTFFYASNYSIGVNLFFRLNKMLAQLMAPQKEYDIYTNEIHHLEKKDSPSGTAITIAEGIIDAYATKDKWVNNEIPAANEVAIWSQRESIIPGTHTVKYISKVDQIEITHEAFSREGFALGAVIAAEWVQDKKGVLGMDDMLK
- a CDS encoding DUF5683 domain-containing protein, whose amino-acid sequence is MYFRYFLLVLLIPLGLHAKDVKDSIQLKPVVKAVTKPYKIIPRQATLKSLMIPGWGQLYNRQYWKLPLVAGAFVSLGMIANWNDVRYSKYRAYYYEVSNHPDDPTYKPPTTVAVPYEDGTIRDLDVNQLKRLTDGYRRNRDYTYIGMVLAWTLNVVDANVSAHLKTFDVSDDISLKVKPTVDYQPFSQSLVSGLTLTFNFK
- a CDS encoding ParB/RepB/Spo0J family partition protein → MSAKQENAKKRTGLGRGLGALLEDSDGGGLQARHPSDFAGSLEGVNLMDEIALELIETNPFQPREYFASEALQELAESIRVQGIIQPITVRKISAKKYQLISGERRFQASKIAGLKTIPAYVRTADDQQMIEMALIENIQRENLNAIEIALSYKRLMEECNLKQEDLGARVGKNRSTVTNYMRLLKLPPHIQVAIRDNKLSMGHARCLVSLEDTVLQNALFQKAIAEDWSVRRLEDAVRQSGNIDTPISGSTAVKVSAQELQAWQSTLKSFFKAPVALKINEKGEGEIKLSFKTKEELLTILNKVQ